A segment of the Streptomyces sp. L2 genome:
CGCAGGCGCGGGCCAGTTCGGGGTTCTCGGAGAGGAAGCCGTAGCCCGGGTAGACGGCGTCCGCGCCGGCCCGGCGGGCGGCGGCGACGATCTCCTCCACGGAGAGGTAGGCGCGGACGGGGTGGCCAGGTTCCCCGATCTCGTACGCCTCGTCTGCCTTGAGCCGGTGCAGTGAGTTGCGGTCCTCGTGCGGGAAGACGGCGACCGTGCGCGCGCCGAGTTCGTACCCCGCCCGGAACGCTCGAATCGCGATCTCTCCACGGTTGGCGACCAGCACCTTGCGGAACATCCTGGATTCCCTTCAGCCTGCCGGCGACGAACACCATGGTGTCAGCCGTACCTGCCGTACGTTGCGGCAAGGCTAGGGGGTGCCCGCACGTGTCGAAGTGCGAAAACCGTCACATTGACGTGGTGGGGACATGCCAGTTTCGGGGGTACCGGGGGTCACGGAGGTCTGCTCGGGCGCGGTGCGGGCGTGGACGACGACGGTCCCGGGCCGGATCACCGGCGGGACGGAGGCGCGCCCGGTCCGGCCGGGCCGCCACAGAGCCCGCGACAGGGCCCGTGGGAGGGCGCGGAGGCGGTCGCCGCGGTCGCGCAGCAGACCCAGGACGATCGCCGTGCCGACGGCGATCAGGTGCTCGCGCCCGGCCAGGTTGGGGACGGCGATCGACTCCCACACCATCGATCCGCCGGTCAGGGTGAACACCACGGGCGCGCGGCGCACCACCGAGAGGTAGGTGAACAGGCCGACCACGGCGGCCGACGGCCCGGTGTCGAGGACCTTCCCGCAGTCGGCCGGCAGCCCGAGGCCCCACCAGCCGGGGCCGAGCGCGATCATCAGGCGGGCGGTGAGGGTCCCCGCCAGCGTCGTGACGTACGCGACGGCCAGGGTCCGGGCCCGGCCCAGCGCGAGTTCGGCGAGGGCGAAGGCGAGGAACAGCTGGGTGATGCCCGCCCAGACCGGCAGGTCGAGCGCCGGGACGTAGAGGGAGACGGGGGTGCGCAGCAGGGACAGCCAGAGCGGCAGGTCGGCGGTGACACCGCCGAGCCGGCGCACCCAGAGGGCTCCGGTGGGGTGCTGGGCGATGTCGTGGAAGAAGATGACGCCGGCCGCGGCGGCGAACGCCAGCGGGAGCCCGGACAGGCCGCGGCGGGCGAGGCGGTGCACCGGGTCGACGACGATGGCGTGCCATTCGCCGCGCAGGGTGCGCGCGGTGAACCGGGCGGCGCGGACGAGGACCGCGCGTAACCGGTCCCGGCGCCGGTCGGCGCTCATGCGGCCGGACGGCCCGTCGGCCCGGCAGCCCGCGACACGCACATCGCCCCCCTCCGCCCCGGGCATCCGTTTGGTCCGTTCGAGGCGTTCCGGTCGTGATCCGCCCGTTTCCTGCGCCATCGTAAAGATGTACCGCTCTCATCCGGCTGAACCTCCGCCTTCCAAGACGTGGCGCGCCGCGGTCGAGTTGCCCGGCGTGACGCGCGGGGCGGCCCGGCGGGCACGCCTTGACCTGGAGCGCGCTCGAAGTCGTAGCGTCCGGGCGGTACGAAGATCGAGTGCGGAAAGGCTGGAACACGACATGCGACAGCGCAGTCTGCGGGACCTCCAGGTATCGGCCATCGGCCTCGGCTGCATGGGGATGTCCGCCTTCTACGGCTCGGCCGACCAGGACGAGGGCATCGCCACGATCCGGCGCGCCCGGGAGATCGGGGTGACCTTCCTCGACACGGCGCAGATGTACGGCCCGCTGACCAACGAGTCACTGATCGGCGAGGCGATCCGGGGGCACCGCGACGAGTACGTGATCGCGACGAAGTTCAACTACCGGATGGACGACGCGGTGCCGGGCGACATCGGCACGGTGGGCCGGCAGGACGGCTCGGCCGAGCACGTCCGCAGCTCGGTCCACGGTTCGCTGGAGCGGCTGGGCACCGATCACATCGACCTGTACTACCAGCACCGGGTGGACCCGAACGTGCCCATCGAGGAGACGGCCGGCGCGCTCGGGGAACTGGTCGCCGAGGGCAAGGTGCGGCACATCGGGCTGAGCGAGGCGAGCGCGGAGACCATCCGGCGGGCGCACGCCGTCCACCCGGTGACCGCCGTGCAGAGCGAGTACTCGCTGTGGACGCGGGACGTGGAGGCGGAGGTGCTGCCCGCCTGCCGGGAGCTCGGCATCGGCTTCGTGCCCTACTCGCCGCTCGGCCGCGGCTTCCTCGCCGGCCGCTTCAGCTCCCCGGAGGAGCTGGACGAGGGCGACTTCCGCCGCAGCAACCCGCGCTTCGCCGACGCCAACCTGGAGGCGAACCTGCGGCTGGCCGCCAAGGTCAAGGAGATCGCCGCCGAGAAGGAGGTCACCCCGGCCCAGCTGGCGATCGCCTGGGTCCTGGCCCAGGGCGACGACCTGGTCCCGATCCCGGGCACCAAGCGCCGCACCTACCTGGAGCAGAACGCGGCCGCGGTCGACATCGAACTGACCAAGGACGACATGACCCGCATCGACGCGGAACTCCCCGAGGCAGCAGGCGCCCGCTACGACGAGGCAGGCATGCGATCGGTCAACCGCTGACGCCCGCCGTTCGCGCAGTTCCCCGCGCCCCTTCAGGGGCGCGGGGAACTGCGCGACAAGCCACAACGGGCCCGCAGCCGACAACGGCCCGGACGAGACCTGTGAGCGACCACACGCACTTGGGCAACTCCCGCTAGGGCACAGCACCTTGGCGCCCAGACAACACCTCACGCGCGCCACCCCGACCACACCTTCAAACGCCCTCTGCCACCATGGTCCGCGCCGTGCCCGACCAGGCGGACCGCCCCTGCAGTGTCGCAGGTCACAGGAATCCCGCCGGTCCGCCCCCGCGTCTCCTGGTTGTCGAGTACCCCACCGTGCCCTCTGCCCCCGCCCTGCCCACCCCCGCGCCCAATCCCGCCCCCGCGGCACCGCGTACCCGCGCGTCGCGCTCCCCGTGGCGGTCCCTGCGGCACCGCAGCATGCGCTGGTGGTCGGCCGCGAACTTCGCCTCCAACACCGGCACCTGGATGCAGCTCACGGTGCAGAACCTGCTGGTGCTGCAGATCACCGGCTCCGCCGCGGCGACCGGCCTGTCGATGTCCGTGCAGGCGGCGCCCGCCCTGTTCATCAGCCTGCTGGGCGGCGCCGCCGTGGACCGCTGGCCCCGCAAGCTGACCGTCGCGGTCAGCCAGGCGCTGCTCGGCGCGGTCGCCTCCGTGACGGCGCTGCTCGTGGCGCTGGACCGGATCGACATGACGTCGCTGCTGGTGCTGGCCGCCGTGACCGGCGTCATCGCCACCGTCGACGGCCCCGCGTGCGCGCTGCTCGGCAACGATCTCGTGCCGGTGGAGGACGTTCAGTGGGCGGGAGCCCGCGGCGCCCTGATTGCCGGCGGCCTGCTGATCGCCGGCGCCATCGCCGCGGGCCTTCTGAAGCACCGCACCACGAAACCGACCCGCCTGACCTTCCCGAAGCAGGACAGCGGCCTCCCGGACCGAGAATCCCTGAGCACAGCGGCCTGACGCAGACACCCGGCCTCATACGCCCTGCCTCATACGCCCGCTTCTCGACCCACCGAGTCGGGCGGTGGGTGGGCAAAGGCCGGGGTCAGGGGGCCGACGGGGCCGCTCGGGTCGGCAGGTGGTACACGTGGAACGCCTGCCCGATCACCGGCTGCGCCACGTTCCGTACCCGCACTCCCCCACTCGTCATCCCGTGCTCGGTCCCCGCATGCGCATGCCCGTGCACCGCGAGGTCCGCGCCCCCCGTGTCGATTGCCTCGGCCAGCAGATAGCTCCCGAGGAACGGATAGATCTCCGCCGGCTCCCCCGCCAGCGTGTCCGCGACCGGCGAGAAGTGGGTCAGCGCGATCCGCATGTCGCAGTTCCTCTCGTCGAGGTCCTTCAGCGCCCCGAGCAGCCCGTCCGCGCACCGGCGCGTGTAGCGGACGAACTCCTTCATCAGCGGCTCCCCGAACTCCCCGGCGCACCGCCCCACGAACCCGCCCCCGAACCCCTTGGTCCCGGCCACTCCGATGCGCGCCCCGTGGGCGGTGACCACGGCCGCCTGTCCTTCGAGGACGTGCGCGCCCGCGTCCCGGAGGATCGCGGTGACCTCCTCGGGGCGTTCGTCGTGGTGGTCGTGGTTGCCCAGGACGGCGACGACCGGCACCGCGAGGTCCTTGATCTCGCGGGCGACGACACCGGCCTCCTCGGGCGTCCCGTGCCGGGTGAGATCGCCGGCGAGGAGCAGGACGTCCGCGCACTGGGGCAGGGTCTCGAAGGAGGCCCGGAGCGTGCCCTGGCTCTCGGGGCCCATGTGGATGTCTCCGACGGCCGCGACGCGGATCATGTCAGGTCCTCCCCCTGGCCGGGCGAGGCGGTCCCGGCGACGAGGAGGTCGCAGTGGACGGGGTGCCCCGCCAGTTCCTCGCGGGCCATGGTCAGGATCTCGTCACGGCACTGGGTGGAGGGCACCGTGCCGGTCAGCTGGACGGCGTCGCCGCGTGCGACGAGCCGTACGCCCAGTTCCCCGAGCGGGCCGGCGGCCAGGTGCTCGGCGAGGTGCGCGACGCGGTAGTCCAGGTTGAGGTCCGCCGGCGTGTCCGGCGGACGGCGTGTGTCGTGGTCGGTCATGGCTCCTCCTGGGGATCGATCACGTTCAGCCGTTCGAGGAGGAAGAGGAAGGCGGCGGGCATGGGCTC
Coding sequences within it:
- a CDS encoding aldo/keto reductase codes for the protein MRQRSLRDLQVSAIGLGCMGMSAFYGSADQDEGIATIRRAREIGVTFLDTAQMYGPLTNESLIGEAIRGHRDEYVIATKFNYRMDDAVPGDIGTVGRQDGSAEHVRSSVHGSLERLGTDHIDLYYQHRVDPNVPIEETAGALGELVAEGKVRHIGLSEASAETIRRAHAVHPVTAVQSEYSLWTRDVEAEVLPACRELGIGFVPYSPLGRGFLAGRFSSPEELDEGDFRRSNPRFADANLEANLRLAAKVKEIAAEKEVTPAQLAIAWVLAQGDDLVPIPGTKRRTYLEQNAAAVDIELTKDDMTRIDAELPEAAGARYDEAGMRSVNR
- a CDS encoding BON domain-containing protein, giving the protein MTDHDTRRPPDTPADLNLDYRVAHLAEHLAAGPLGELGVRLVARGDAVQLTGTVPSTQCRDEILTMAREELAGHPVHCDLLVAGTASPGQGEDLT
- a CDS encoding metallophosphoesterase — its product is MIRVAAVGDIHMGPESQGTLRASFETLPQCADVLLLAGDLTRHGTPEEAGVVAREIKDLAVPVVAVLGNHDHHDERPEEVTAILRDAGAHVLEGQAAVVTAHGARIGVAGTKGFGGGFVGRCAGEFGEPLMKEFVRYTRRCADGLLGALKDLDERNCDMRIALTHFSPVADTLAGEPAEIYPFLGSYLLAEAIDTGGADLAVHGHAHAGTEHGMTSGGVRVRNVAQPVIGQAFHVYHLPTRAAPSAP